The proteins below are encoded in one region of Berryella intestinalis:
- a CDS encoding transporter substrate-binding domain-containing protein produces the protein MKKARFAVVVAAATVALALVLSGCAGSGSNSPAKAEGPGGISKLTVGFDSSYPPYGFVGDDGSYTGFDLDLAKEVAKRNGWEFEASPIDWDAKDALLQSGSINCVWNGFTMEGREDSYTFSDPYMLNEQVVVVKSGSDRTTLEQLAGASVMTQVDSAALDVLQAPTAEGGQADLAATFGTLSTIGDYNGAFLQLETGVVDAVACDLSIAQYQISKNPGKYLQIETPLSSEHYAVGFAKGNTELAQAVSATLKDMEADGTVKALCEKYATYGISYDNWLLK, from the coding sequence ATGAAGAAGGCAAGGTTCGCAGTCGTCGTCGCGGCGGCAACGGTGGCGCTCGCTTTGGTTTTGTCAGGCTGCGCCGGTTCGGGCTCGAATTCGCCTGCCAAGGCGGAGGGCCCGGGCGGTATCAGCAAGCTCACGGTCGGATTCGATTCGTCGTATCCGCCCTACGGTTTCGTGGGCGACGACGGCTCCTACACCGGGTTCGACCTCGACCTGGCCAAAGAGGTGGCCAAGCGCAACGGCTGGGAGTTCGAGGCCTCGCCCATCGACTGGGATGCCAAAGACGCCCTTCTGCAGTCCGGCTCCATCAACTGCGTTTGGAACGGGTTCACCATGGAGGGCCGCGAGGATTCCTACACCTTCAGCGATCCCTACATGCTCAACGAGCAGGTCGTCGTGGTGAAGAGCGGGTCTGACAGGACCACCCTCGAGCAGCTGGCCGGCGCGTCGGTCATGACCCAGGTCGACTCCGCGGCCCTCGACGTGCTCCAGGCCCCCACGGCCGAGGGCGGCCAGGCCGACCTCGCCGCGACCTTCGGCACGCTTTCCACCATCGGCGACTACAACGGGGCGTTCCTCCAGCTTGAAACCGGCGTGGTCGACGCGGTGGCCTGCGATCTGTCCATCGCCCAGTACCAGATCTCCAAGAACCCCGGCAAGTACCTCCAGATCGAGACCCCGCTTTCCTCCGAGCACTACGCGGTGGGCTTCGCCAAGGGCAACACCGAGCTTGCCCAGGCCGTTTCGGCCACGCTGAAGGACATGGAGGCCGACGGCACCGTCAAGGCGCTGTGCGAGAAGTATGCGACCTATGGCATTTCCTACGATAACTGGCTTCTCAAATAA
- a CDS encoding amino acid ABC transporter permease, translating into MDFPTMMSLLGAGFALTLQIFAVTLVGSLPLGVLVALCRMSRFKPLALVTRVYISFMRGTPLMLQLMAITFCPYFIFGLNLSTEWRTFACAIGFILNYAAYFAEIYRSGIQSIPRGQYEAAEVLGYTKFQTFLKIIFPQVVKRILPAMGNEVITLVKDTSLAFVLGMGEMFSQAKSIAASQVSMVPYAIAAGIYWLFSLLVEVVLNRMEKKMNYYRD; encoded by the coding sequence GTGGACTTCCCAACCATGATGAGCCTGCTGGGCGCGGGTTTCGCGCTCACGCTCCAGATCTTTGCGGTCACGCTCGTCGGATCGCTGCCCCTCGGCGTGCTGGTGGCGCTGTGCCGTATGAGCCGGTTCAAGCCGCTGGCCCTCGTCACCCGGGTCTACATCTCGTTCATGCGCGGCACGCCGCTCATGCTCCAGCTCATGGCCATCACGTTCTGCCCGTACTTCATCTTCGGCTTGAACCTGTCCACCGAGTGGCGCACTTTCGCATGCGCCATCGGCTTCATCCTCAACTACGCGGCCTATTTCGCCGAGATCTACCGCTCGGGCATCCAGTCCATCCCGCGCGGCCAGTACGAGGCGGCCGAGGTGCTGGGCTACACCAAGTTCCAGACCTTCCTGAAGATCATATTCCCCCAGGTCGTCAAGCGGATCCTTCCCGCTATGGGCAACGAGGTCATCACGCTGGTGAAAGACACGTCGCTTGCGTTCGTCCTCGGCATGGGCGAGATGTTCAGCCAGGCCAAGTCTATCGCGGCATCGCAGGTCAGCATGGTTCCCTACGCGATCGCAGCGGGAATCTACTGGCTGTTCAGCCTGCTGGTCGAGGTCGTGCTGAACCGCATGGAAAAGAAGATGAACTACTACCGAGACTAG
- a CDS encoding amino acid ABC transporter ATP-binding protein, which yields MAESPVLVRLENAKKSFGDTPVLKDISLEVAQGEVLAIIGPSGGGKSTLLRCCTLLETLDAGSLSYGDIEVARDNGAGRSVYGGKDVLGRARQRFGLVFQNFNLFPHYTVIRNITDAPISVQKRPKDEVMAQARELLVKMGLEDREDAVPGELSGGQQQRVAIARALCLNPDVLFFDEPTSALDPELTQGVLKVIRSLADEHMTMVIVTHEMSFARDVADRVVFMDGGVIVEEGPAQRVIDDPREERTRAFLQGMGE from the coding sequence ATGGCTGAATCCCCCGTGCTGGTTCGGTTGGAGAACGCGAAGAAGAGCTTCGGCGACACGCCGGTGCTCAAAGACATATCGCTCGAGGTCGCCCAGGGCGAGGTGCTGGCGATCATCGGCCCGTCGGGCGGCGGGAAGTCCACGCTTCTGCGCTGCTGCACGCTGCTCGAGACGCTGGACGCCGGATCGCTGTCGTACGGCGACATCGAGGTCGCGCGCGACAACGGGGCGGGCCGGTCGGTGTACGGCGGCAAGGACGTGCTGGGCCGCGCGCGCCAGCGCTTCGGCCTGGTGTTCCAGAACTTCAACCTGTTCCCGCACTACACGGTCATCCGCAACATAACCGATGCGCCGATCTCCGTTCAGAAGCGCCCCAAAGACGAAGTGATGGCCCAGGCGCGCGAGCTGCTGGTGAAGATGGGCCTCGAGGATCGAGAGGACGCGGTTCCCGGCGAGCTTTCGGGCGGTCAGCAGCAGCGCGTCGCCATCGCGCGCGCCCTGTGCCTCAATCCCGACGTGCTGTTCTTCGATGAGCCCACGAGCGCGTTGGACCCTGAGCTCACCCAGGGGGTGCTGAAGGTCATCCGCAGCCTGGCCGACGAGCATATGACGATGGTCATCGTCACGCACGAGATGTCGTTCGCGCGCGACGTGGCCGATCGCGTGGTGTTCATGGACGGCGGCGTGATCGTCGAGGAGGGCCCCGCCCAGCGCGTCATCGACGATCCGCGCGAAGAGCGCACGCGCGCCTTCCTCCAGGGCATGGGGGAGTAG